The following coding sequences lie in one Danio rerio strain Tuebingen ecotype United States chromosome 3, GRCz12tu, whole genome shotgun sequence genomic window:
- the arhgap17b gene encoding rho GTPase-activating protein 17b isoform 2 (isoform 2 is encoded by transcript variant 2), with product MMKKQFNRMKQLANQTVGRAEKTEVLSDDLLLIERRLENVRLVSHNVHKKMVMCLQGNVGTDAEKRHKKLPLMILSQSMVEGVAQLGEESLIGKMMDICGDAENKLAFEQSQHEVLLEKDILDPLNQLAEVDIPNIQKQRRHLAKLVLDYDSAKGRYHQATKSFPSATNAQAMAAKVDMLKEEMDEAQNRMEICKDQVAADMYSFASKEGEYARYYVLLLEAQAEYHRRALASIESVLPNIQSQQDKWMEKPAFGTALEEHLKRTGREVALPIEACVMMLLETGMQEEGLFRIAAGASKLKKLKAALDCSTSQLEEFYSDPHAVAGALKSYLRELPEPLMSYQLYEEWIQASNISDPDKRLQALWVVCDMLPKANKTNFRYLVKFLAKLALESDVNKMTASNIAIVLGPNLLWAKTEGSLAEMAATTSVHVVSIIELIINHAGWFFPGDVDFNVSGVFAMPGCPGTPDVEYGTIERRRPGSQGSLDSDTARKDRYRSHPRVHKHDSNSTVVSASYVVASESVTVKADSLSPQLGAV from the exons ATTGAGCGACGCCTGGAAAATGTGCGATTGGTTTCCCATAATGTACACAAGAAGATGGTCATGTGTCTACAGGGTAACGTGGGCACAGATGCAGAGAAGAGACAT AAAAAGCTTCCTCTGATGATCCTTTCACAATCCATGGTGGAAGGAGTAGCTCAGCTTGGAGAAGAGTCCCTTATAGG GAAGATGATGGACATTTGTGGGGACGCTGAAAACAAACTGGCTTTCGAACAGAGCCAACATGAAGTTCTGCTGGAGAAAGACATTCTAGATCCTCTAAATCAGCTGGCAGAG GTGGATATTCCTAACATCCAGAAGCAGAGGAGACATTTAGCCAAACTGGTGTTGGATTATGATTCTGCAAAAGGCAG GTATCACCAGGCCACAAAGTCATTTCCGTCAGCTACAAATGCTCAAGCAATGGCTGCCAAAGTTGACATGCTTAAGGAGGAAATGGATGAAGCTCAGAACAGAATGGAAATATGCAAG gatCAAGTTGCTGCTGATATGTACAGCTTTGCCTCCAAGGAGGGAGAATATGCTCGCTATTATGTGTTG TTGTTAGAAGCTCAAGCTGAATACCACAGAAGAGCATTGGCATCCATCGAGAGTGTCCTGCCCAACATACAGTCACAGCAAG ataaatggatggagaAGCCAGCGTTTGGCACAGCTCTGGAGGAACATCTGAAACGCACCGGCAGAGAGGTCGCTCTGCCCATTGAGGCCTGCGTCATGATGCTGCTGGAGACCGGCATGCAGGAAGAG GGTTTGTTCCGTATCGCTGCTGGAGCCTCCAAACTGAAGAAACTAAAGGCGGCTCTGGACTGTTCCACTTCCCAGCTGGAGGAGTTTTACTCAGACCCTCACGCAGTCGCTG GAGCCCTGAAATCTTACCTGAGGGAGCTGCCTGAACCTCTTATGTCCTACCAGCTGTATGAAGAGTGGATTCAAGCCTCAAA TATCTCTGACCCTGATAAGAGGCTTCAGGCACTGTGGGTGGTGTGCGACATGTTACCAAAGGCCAACAAGACCAATTTTAG gtacCTGGTGAAGTTTCTTGCCAAGCTCGCTCTTGAAAGTGATGTCAACAAGATGACTGCAAGCAACATCGCTATTGTACTGGGACCCAATTTACTGTGGGCCAAAACTGAGGG AAGTCTTGCTGAGATGGCAGCTACTACCTCTGTCCATGTGGTGTCTATAATTGAACTGATAATCAACCATGCAGGCTGGTTCTTTCCAGGAG ATGTGGACTTCAACGTGTCCGGTGTGTTTGCCATGCCTGGGTGCCCCGGAACACCTGATGTAGAGTATGGGACCATCGAGAGGAGGCGCCCAGGCAGCCAGGGCTCGCTTGATTCTGACACGGCCCGCAAAGACAGGTACAGGTCTCATCCCCGCGTTCACAAACATGACTCCAACTCCACAGTAGTGTCCGCTTCCTATGTAGTGGCCAGTGAGTCGGTCACAGTCAAAGCAGACAGTCTGAGTCCACAGCTGGGGGCTGTTTAG